The following proteins come from a genomic window of Ictidomys tridecemlineatus isolate mIctTri1 chromosome 9, mIctTri1.hap1, whole genome shotgun sequence:
- the Dspp gene encoding dentin sialophosphoprotein, with the protein MKIIIFICIWAAAWAIPLPQIKPLERHTVEKSVNLHLLAKQKVPVQHELNANDTTKESGESLHANELGRQQYTKDGYEGKGNGSEWKEVGEKSSTQSVLASQEGNIEEENGVTGKPEIYGHDAIHGEEDNSTANGIRGQVGITDNAEAANESDINGSADQNTTNEDNGDTSQNEGVTVFQENGPQVVGSNNNTDHDNKINGNEGDTSAVTPQREGEGNGDKEVEVTPGNGEDAGLDNSDGSPSGDGADEDDDMGSGDNDGGEPGNGNKGSDNSKGHTGQSHGKGDDSSIGQNSTSGEDDDSEDKEDSHNGTGGDNTSNSEEDSDGIPEGNGSQGIDDTQKPSHRESKGVENGITRQPEQSAIGKSQLQGIDTNRINITKEAGKINESKDSKGQHGMNVSSGNAKTQGEVDNIQGPGQKSEPGNKARHSKTGSGSNSDGYDSYDFDDESMQGDDPNSSDESNGSEDANSDGNNDSSNGGDTSYNSDESNDNGNGSDSNGEDNDEGSDGASDTDDSDSHGDDSNNESEDNDESESSEDKSEISEDKSESKDSGDSKSESSDSSDSSDSSDSSDSSDSSDSSDSSDSSDSSDSSDSSDSSDSSDSNDSSDSSDSSDSSDSSDSSDSSDGSDSSKSSDSSDSSVSSDSSDSSDSSDSSNSSDSSDSSDSSNSSDSSDSSDSSDSSDSSDSSDSSDSSDSSDSSDSSDSSDNSNSSDSSDSSDSSDSSDSDSKSDSSDSSDSDSKSDSSDSSDSKSNSHSSDSSGSSDSSDSDSSDSSDSSDSSDSSNSSDSSDSSDSSDSSDSSDSSDSNDSSDSSDSSDSSDSSDSSDSSDSNDSSDSSDSSDSSDSSDSSDSSDSSDSSDSSDSSNSSDSSDSSDSSDSSDSSDSSDSSDSSDSSDSSDSSDSSDSSDSSDSSDSSDSSDSSDSSDSSDSSDSSDSSDSSDSSDSSDSSDSSDSSDSSDSSDSSDSSDSSDSSDSSDSSDSSDSSDSSDSSDSSDSDSSDSDSSDSGDSKSDSSDESDSQSKSGNGNNGSDSDSDSDNDSEGSDSNHSTSDD; encoded by the exons ATgaagataattatatttatttgcatttgggCAGCAGCATGGGCCATTCCA CTTCCTCAAATCAAGCCATTGGAGAGACACACTGTTGAAAAATCTGTGAATTTACATCTTCTAGCAAAACAAAAAGTGCCAGTACAG caTGAGTTAAATGCCAATGACACCACTAAAGAAAGTGGTGAATCCCTTCATGCAAATGAGTTAGGAAGGCAACAGTACACCAAGGATGGTTATGAAGGAAAAGGGAATGGTTCTGAGTGGAAAGAAGTAGGAGAAAAGAGTTCTACACAGTCTGTTTTAGCCAGCCAAGAGGGGAATATTGAGGAAGAAAATGGAGTCACAGGAAAACCAGAAATATATGGTCATGATGCGATTCATGGAGAAGAAGATAACAGTACAGCAAATGGCATCAGGGGACAAGTAGGCATCACTGACAATGCTGAAGCAGCAAATGAGAGTGATATTAATGGCAGTGCTGATCAGAATACAACAAATGAGGATAATGGAGACACAAGCCAAAATGAGGGTGTTACTGTTTTCCAAGAAAATGGACCTCAAGTAGTTGGAAGCAATAATAATACAGACcatgacaataaaataaatgggaatgAGGGTGATACAAGTGCAGTAACACCCCAAAGAGAAGGTGAGGGAAATGGGGATAAAGAGGTTGAGGTAACACCAGGCAATGGAGAAGATGCTGGCTTGGATAATTCTGATGGGAGTCCTAGTGGAGATGGTGCAGATGAGGATGATGACATGGGTTCTGGTGACAATGATGGTGGAGAACCAGGGAATGGAAACAAGGGCAGTGATAACAGCAAGGGCCATACGGGTCAGTCTCATGGCAAAGGAGATGACAGTAGCATAGGTCAGAATTCAACTAGTGGTGAAGATGATGACTCTGAAGACAAAGAGGATTCCCATAATGGCACTGGTGGAGACAACACCTCCAATAGTGAAGAAGACTCTGATGGTATTCCAGAAGGCAATGGTAGCCAAGGAATAGATGACACCCAGAAACCCAGCCACAGAGAAAGCAAAGGTGTGGAAAATGGAATCACCAGACAACCAGAACAAAGTGCTATTGGGAAGAGCCAACTTCAG GGAATAGACACcaacagaattaatattaccaaAGAAGCTGGGAAAATCAATGAAAGTAAAGATAGTAAAGGACAACATGGAATGAATGTGAGCTCAGGAAATGCCAAAACACAAGGAGAGGTTGACAACATACAAGGACCTGGCCAGAAATCAGAACCTGGAaataaagccaggcacagtaaAACAGGTAGTGGTAGCAATAGTGATGGATATGACAGTTATGATTTTGATGATGAATCTATGCAAGGAGATGACCCCAACAGCAGTGATGAGTCTAATGGAAGTGAGGATGCTAATTCAGATGGCAACAATGACAGCAGTAATGGAGGAGATACTTCTTATAACTCTGATGAATCAAATGATAATGGCAATGGCAGTGACTCAAATGGAGAAGACAATGATGAGGGCAGTGATGGTGCATCAGATACTGATGATAGTGACAGTCATGGTGATGATAGTAACAATGAGAGTGAAGACAATGATGAATCAGAAAGCAGTGAAGATAAATCAGAAATCAGTGAAGATAAATCAGAAAGCAAGGACAGTGGTGACAGCAAATCCGAGAGCAGTGACAGCAGTGACAGCAGTGATAGTAGTGATAGCAGTGACAGCAGTGACAGTAGTGACAGCAGTGACAGCAGTGACAGCAGTGACAGTAGTGATAGCAGTGACAGCAGTGACAGCAGCGATAGTAGTGATAGCAATGACAGCAGTGACAGTAGTGACAGCAGTGATAGTAGTGATAGTAGCGACAGCAGTGACAGCAGTGATGGCAGTGATAGCAGTAAAAGTAGTGATAGTAGTGACAGCAGTGTCAGCAGTGATAGCAGTGATAGTAGCGATAGCAGTGACAGCAGCAATAGCAGTGACAGCAGTGACAGTAGTGACAGCAGCAATAGTAGTGATAGCAGTGATAGTAGTGATAGCAGTGACAGCAGTGACAGCAGCGATAGCAGTGATAGTAGTGACAGCAGCGACAGCAGTGACAGCAGCGATAGCAGTGATAGTAGTGACAACAGCAATAGTAGTGACAGTAGTGACAGCAGTGACAGCAGTGATAGTAGTGACAGTGACAGTAAATCAGACAGCAGTGACAGCAGTGACAGTGACAGCAAATCAGATAGTAGTGACAGCAGTGATAGCAAATCAAACAGTCATAGTAGTGACAGTAGTGGCAGCAGTGATAGCAGTGATAGTGACAGCAGTGACAGTAGTGACAGTAGTGACAGTAGTGACAGTAGTAACAGCAGTGATAGCAGCGATAGTAGTGACAGCAGCGACAGCAGTGACAGTAGTGACAGTAGTGACAGCAATGATAGTAGTGACAGCAGTGATAGCAGTGATAGTAGTGACAGCAGTGACAGTAGTGACAGTAGTGACAGCAATGATAGTAGTGACAGCAGTGATAGCAGTGATAGTAGTGACAGCAGTGACAGTAGTGATAGCAGCGATAGTAGTGACAGCAGCGACAGCAGTGACAGCAGCAACAGCAGTGATAGCAGTGATAGTAGTGACAGCAGTGACAGTAGTGACAGCAGTGATAGTAGTGACAGCAGCGACAGCAGTGACAGCAGCGACAGCAGTGACAGCAGTGATAGCAGTGATAGTAGTGACAGCAGTGACAGCAGTGATAGCAGCGACAGCAGTGACAGCAGTGATAGCAGTGACAGCAGTGACAGCAGTGACAGCAGTGATAGCAGTGATAGCAGTGACAGCAGTGATAGTAGTGATAGCAGTGACAGCAGTGACAGCAGCGACAGCAGCGACAGCAGTGACAGCAGTGATAGCAGTGATAGTAGTGACAGCAGTGACAGCAGTGATAGCAGTGACAGTAGTGATAGCAGTGACAGCAGTGACAGTAGTGACAGCAGTGATAGTGACAGCAGTGATAGTGACAGCAGTGACAGTGGGGATAGCAAATCTGACAGCAGTGATGAGAGCGACAGCCAGAGCAAGTCTGGTAATGGCAATAATGGAAGTGACAGTGACAGTGACAGTGACAATGACAGTGAAGGTAGTGATAGTAATCACTCAACCAGTGATGATTAG